The window TGCCGCAGCACTCGCTAGGGTGGGCGTTTTGGGCCTCGAGGATAAGGCCAGCGTGAACTTTGTTAGGAACCACCACCGGTTGCCCTGAGCTTGTCGAAGGGCTGCCTTTGCTTTTTGCGTAGCGCGAAATCGCGTCCCAATCGCCACGGATCAGCGCCAGCTTCTTGCGGCGTGACCAGCCTTTAATCTGTCTCTCGGCCTTTTTCGCCTCTTCTCGCGTTACAAACTCTTCGGACCAAACCAATTTGACCGGCAGAAAATCGCGCGTGAAACCGGGAATTTGGCCGGTTTCGTGCTGCCATATGCGGCGCTCAAGATCATCAGTATGTCCGGTGTAAAGTTTGCCCGCACGGCAGTGGAGGATATAGGCCCAGAACATAGCACTGTTTGAGCTAAGAGAAGTGCAGCCCTTCGACAAGCTCAGGGCAACCGGAGTTTTTCGCTTGAAATCAGCCCAAACCCTCACCGGAGTTATCCACACCGCCACGCGGATGGACAAGGCGCTCGCCGAAGTCACCGATCTCTCTCGCGAGCGGATCAAGGCATTGATTGCCGAGGGTAAGGTCGAGGTGGGCGGACAAACCGCCACCAGTCCCTCTGCCAAAGCTCAAGTGGACCAGAGCTTTTTGATCCACATTCCGCCCCCAAGCGACCCACAGGCTTATCCACAGGACATCCCCCTGACGGTCGTCTTCGAGGATGAGCATCTGATCGTGGTCGACAAGCCCGCGGGCATGGTGGTGCATCCCGCTGCGGGTAATCCCGACGGGACGCTGGTGAACGCTTTGCTGCATCATTGCCGCGGCCAGCTTTCCGGGATCGGCGGTGTTGCGCGGCCCGGCATCGTGCATAGGATCGACAAGGATACCTCCGGCCTCCTCGTCGTCGCCAAGAGCGATGCCGCGCATGAGGGGCTGGCCAGGCAGTTCGCCGATCACTCGCTCGAACGAGCCTATTTCGCCGTCTGCGGCGGCCATCCCAATCCTTCCGCTGGCACGGTTTCGGGGCGGCTTGGCCGATCGGACACCAATCGCAAGAAAATGGCTGTGCTTCCGGACGACTCGAAGCGCGGGAAACATGCCGTCACGCACTACACGACGGTGCAGCGGCTGGACCACGCAGCG is drawn from Aurantiacibacter sp. MUD61 and contains these coding sequences:
- a CDS encoding Mov34/MPN/PAD-1 family protein; translated protein: MFWAYILHCRAGKLYTGHTDDLERRIWQHETGQIPGFTRDFLPVKLVWSEEFVTREEAKKAERQIKGWSRRKKLALIRGDWDAISRYAKSKGSPSTSSGQPVVVPNKVHAGLILEAQNAHPSECCGILTGNGTEVTGLIPAQNVHPTPATHFEVDPQTLINAHRAEREGGPQVIGYYHSHPNGPSYPSETDAQMAAGDNTIWAIVAPGETTWWRDTPDGFLPLPYTQVRG
- a CDS encoding RluA family pseudouridine synthase — protein: MKSAQTLTGVIHTATRMDKALAEVTDLSRERIKALIAEGKVEVGGQTATSPSAKAQVDQSFLIHIPPPSDPQAYPQDIPLTVVFEDEHLIVVDKPAGMVVHPAAGNPDGTLVNALLHHCRGQLSGIGGVARPGIVHRIDKDTSGLLVVAKSDAAHEGLARQFADHSLERAYFAVCGGHPNPSAGTVSGRLGRSDTNRKKMAVLPDDSKRGKHAVTHYTTVQRLDHAALVECRLETGRTHQVRVHLASIGHSLLGDPVYGRTPAPLRSTIKALDFKRQALHAATLGFDHPVTGNQCRFSSEIPADMTELIDQLGGSNR